From the Bacteroidota bacterium genome, one window contains:
- a CDS encoding alpha-L-fucosidase yields the protein MKTIKLFFTLLFVSILMIDAQSQSLEKLRKDFLKLKFGMFIHFNMGTFHEKEWVEPGQDPMSFNPAKLDCNQWADAAKSAHMKYAVLTVKHHDGFCLWDSKTTTYDVASSAVANRDIVKEFCDAFRSRGIEPHFYFSIWDRQLGIEKDITPEEIEIIKAQLKELLTHYGKIGSITFDGWGNCGTVWKQAQHDEIYAFIKSLQPQILITDHYQLRRGLPLDSVYKNVDFFHFEEPWNDEWTPPGNKYAAQQGPCIQSQWFWKKKFPQEKLMSVDNIVNRHLAILKKRKCNFLLNCAPNPYGLMDENVVKRLAEVGQSYKP from the coding sequence ATGAAAACAATCAAATTATTCTTCACATTGTTATTTGTTTCTATTTTGATGATTGATGCTCAGTCGCAATCGCTTGAAAAACTGAGGAAAGATTTTCTGAAACTGAAATTCGGGATGTTCATTCATTTCAACATGGGCACTTTCCACGAAAAAGAATGGGTAGAACCGGGACAGGATCCAATGTCCTTCAATCCGGCAAAACTCGACTGCAACCAGTGGGCCGATGCTGCCAAAAGTGCTCACATGAAATATGCGGTGCTGACGGTCAAACACCACGATGGCTTTTGCTTGTGGGATAGCAAAACCACCACTTACGATGTGGCCTCCAGCGCTGTAGCTAATCGTGACATTGTTAAGGAGTTTTGCGACGCGTTCAGAAGCCGGGGTATCGAACCGCATTTTTACTTTTCGATTTGGGATCGACAACTGGGTATCGAGAAGGATATTACTCCCGAAGAAATTGAAATTATCAAGGCTCAATTAAAAGAATTACTTACGCATTACGGCAAAATCGGTTCAATTACCTTCGATGGCTGGGGAAATTGCGGTACTGTTTGGAAACAGGCGCAACATGATGAAATATATGCTTTTATTAAATCGTTGCAACCGCAAATATTAATTACCGACCATTACCAGCTTCGTCGTGGACTCCCGCTTGATTCAGTATATAAAAATGTCGATTTCTTCCATTTCGAAGAACCCTGGAACGACGAATGGACGCCTCCGGGGAATAAATATGCCGCCCAGCAAGGCCCATGCATTCAAAGTCAATGGTTCTGGAAAAAGAAATTTCCGCAGGAAAAACTCATGTCGGTTGATAATATTGTCAATCGCCATTTGGCTATCCTGAAAAAGAGAAAATGCAATTTTTTGCTGAACTGCGCTCCAAATCCCTATGGTTTAATGGACGAAAATGTAGTGAAACGTCTTGCCGAAGTCGGTCAGTCTTACAAACCTTAA